In one Trichlorobacter lovleyi SZ genomic region, the following are encoded:
- a CDS encoding M14 family metallopeptidase, which translates to MKRDLLLMTAPVRDSFDIPCHEIGPKAAHPAAAFVAGLHGDELNGTFILSRLADFLNGVEAGKHPGLKLLKKVLIIPAVNVLGINLRSRTWPFDKSDMNRMFPGNVSGETTQRIALAVLEATKKAEYRVDLHTSGVDFEELPQVRLYSPSDAQRATARHFGLTAIMERSISPVFTTTLMHAWQVWPGQSFLLRVGQGGTVQLGHCQQVFRGLVAFLGQTGILAGVSLAEGDEDICHFRQGSSKRLYAGKAGTFVSDCQVGRWVRTGQELGYIYDSFSGNVIEKVEAPANGLLTGIRRHPLLFEGDLLLRINPKS; encoded by the coding sequence ATGAAACGCGATCTGCTGTTGATGACCGCGCCGGTACGGGACAGTTTTGACATCCCCTGCCATGAGATCGGCCCCAAGGCCGCTCATCCGGCAGCTGCCTTTGTGGCAGGCCTGCATGGCGACGAACTGAACGGCACCTTTATCCTCTCCCGTCTGGCTGATTTCCTGAACGGCGTGGAAGCCGGCAAACACCCCGGCCTGAAGCTGCTCAAGAAGGTGCTGATCATCCCGGCGGTCAACGTGCTGGGAATCAATCTGCGTTCCCGCACCTGGCCCTTTGACAAGAGCGACATGAACCGGATGTTTCCCGGCAATGTCAGCGGCGAGACCACCCAACGGATCGCCCTGGCCGTGCTGGAGGCCACCAAGAAGGCGGAATACCGGGTGGATCTGCACACTTCCGGCGTCGATTTCGAGGAACTACCCCAGGTGCGGCTTTACAGCCCCAGCGACGCCCAACGCGCAACCGCCCGTCATTTTGGACTGACGGCCATCATGGAGCGCAGTATATCGCCGGTCTTTACCACCACCCTGATGCATGCCTGGCAGGTCTGGCCCGGCCAGAGTTTTCTGCTGCGGGTCGGCCAGGGCGGCACCGTCCAGCTCGGGCATTGTCAGCAGGTCTTCCGGGGACTGGTTGCATTTCTGGGACAGACCGGCATCCTTGCAGGGGTCAGTCTGGCGGAAGGGGACGAAGATATCTGCCATTTCCGGCAGGGCAGCTCAAAGCGGCTCTATGCCGGCAAGGCCGGCACCTTTGTCTCGGATTGTCAGGTAGGGCGTTGGGTACGCACGGGGCAGGAGCTGGGGTACATCTACGACAGCTTCAGCGGCAACGTGATTGAAAAGGTAGAGGCACCGGCCAACGGCCTTCTGACCGGTATCCGCCGGCATCCCCTGTTGTTTGAAGGTGATCTGTTGCTGAGAATCAACCCGAAGTCCTAA